The Lycium barbarum isolate Lr01 chromosome 9, ASM1917538v2, whole genome shotgun sequence genome has a segment encoding these proteins:
- the LOC132611923 gene encoding uncharacterized protein LOC132611923, with product MEPFQHVRHIQRFRRRLGMRYAHHNCNGKIWFFINDNIDVEVIQDTDQQITVKINFQEDSKILLTTMIYAKCEALERICIWDNLYNLADQMEVPWLVRGDINVIIHEDEKIGGLPVYPDEYEDFAYYVNSSELFEVSFKGSLFTWWNGRAGRDCIFKRLDRMLTNSKLQDWFGYMEVELLSRTEWSKATFRDIFKELVVREDIVRVKEQLVEDDPSPANRMGDRNTRFFHNMVNGRRKRLFSIASTCSKYGYSGEKQILTTMPTLEDVKNVVFDLSGDSSGGPDGMIEAFYQVFLEIMGVDVYNVVKVFFEGQTLPKSITHTNLVLIPKKNNVETFADMKAISLSNFINKSGFVKGRCIIENVLLTQEVVSDIRLRGKPANVASGFFHSTTGVKQGDPLSSALFILSAEVLSRALDSLFEDNGFRSYGMPKWSANLNHFAYEDDTIIFSSADDTSLQVIMGILQEYEQMSGQLINKGKSSFYMHNKVANVMVQQVEAITGFIRGYFPFTYLGCPITHAIKRKADYSDLMKKVKDKLAAWKGRLLSFGGKVVLINSVLLSMPIHTKLGALYYLVPDDFVVDEIVQDVKELRNPDGWNMSKLQQFFPTDIIDHILEELDFHESIEEWDKPRWMMTSSGKFTVGSAWEGALKKETWEVLRYVKVIVGITTTLLQVKQVIQSHTSDHNVENMEVEKHCGA from the exons ATGGAACCATTTCAGCATGTTAGACACATTCAAAGATTTAGAAGGAGATTGGGCATGAGGTATGCACATCATAACTGCAATGGTAAAATTTGGTTCTTTATAAATGATAATATAGATGTAGAGGTGATTCAGGATACAGATCAACAGATTACAGTTAAGATAAATTTTCAGGAGGATAGTAAGATTCTTTTGACTACTATGATTTATGCAAAGTGTGAAGCATTGGAAAGAATTTGTATTTGGGATAACTTGTATAACCTGGCTGATCAAATGGAAGTGCCCTGGCTTGTGCGAGGGGATATCAATGTCATTATTCATGAAGATGAAAAAATAGGGGGTCTGCCAGTTTATCCAGACGAGTATGAAGATTTTGCATACTATGTGAATTCAAGTGAACTATTTGAAGTTTCTTTTAAAGGGAGCTtattcacatggtggaatggtagagctgGTAGGGATTGTATTTTTAAAAGGTTGGACAGAATGCTCACTAATTCAAAACTACAGGATTGGTTTGGTTACATGGAAGTTGAACTTTTATCTAGAACTG AATGGAGTAAAGCTACTTTTAGGGATATCTTCAAGGAACTGGTAGTAAGGGAAGATATTGTGAGAGTTAAAGAACAGCTTGTTGAAGATGATCCTTCTCCCGCAAACAGGATG GGGGATAGGAATACAAGGTTTTTCCACAATATGGTAAATGGTAGGAGGAAGAGATT ATTTTCCATTGCTTCAACATGTTCCAAATATGGTTACTCAGGAGAAAAGCAGATACTTACCACCATGCCAACTCTAGAAGATGTTAAGAATGTAGTTTTTGATCTATCAGGAGATAGCTCAGGTGGTCCAGATGGCATGATAGAAGCATTTTATCAAGTATTCTTAGAGATTATGGGGGTTGATGTGTATAATGTAGTGAAAGTCTTCTTTGAAGGACAGACTTTGCCAAAGTCCATAACTCATACAAATCTGGTTCTGATCCCAAAGAAGAATAATGTTGAGACCTTTGCAGATATGAAGGCCATAAGTCTCAGTAATTTTATTAACAAA TCTGGTTTTGTAAAGGGAAGATGTATCATTGAGAATGTACTGTTAACTCAGGAGGTGGTATCAGATATAAGACTTAGGGGAAAACCAGCTAATGTG GCTTCTGGATTTTTCCACTCAACAACAGGTGTTAAGCAAGGAGATCCACTCTCTTCTGCTTTGTTTATTTTGTCTGCAGAAGTGTTGTCTAGAGCATTGGACTCTTTATTTGAGGACAATGGCTTTAGAAGCTATGgaatgcctaaatggagtgcTAATTTGAATCATTTTGCTTATGAAGATGATACTATTATATTCTCATCTGCAGATGATACTTCATTACAGGTGATCATGGGAATATTACAGGAGTATGAGCAGATGTCAGGGCAGCTTATCAACAAAGGAAAAAGTTCCTTCTACATGCATAATAAAGTTGCAAATGTGATGGTGCAGCAGGTGGAGGCTATTACTGGTTTTATTAGGGGATATTTCCCTTTCACATACTTAGGTTGCCCAATCACACATGCAATAAAGAGAAAGGCTGATTATAGTGACTTGATGAAAAAAGTGAAGGACAAACTCGCAGCTTGGAAAGGAAGACTTTTATCGTTTGGAGGAAAAGTTGTTTTGATCAACAGTGTTTTACTGAGTATGCCAATTCAC ACAAAACTTGGAGCTTTATACTACTTAGTTCCTGATGATTTTGTTGTGGATGAAATAGTACAAGATGTGAAGGAATTGAGAAATCCGGATGGGTGGAACATGAGTAAACTACAACAGTTTTTTCCTACTGATATTATTGATCATATACTTGAAGAATTAGACTTTCATGAATCTATAGAAGAATGGGACAAACCAAGGTGGATGATGACATCATCTGGTAAATTTACAGTTGGAAGTGCATGGGAGGGGGCTCTTAAGAAGGAAACTTGGGAA GTCTTGAGATATGTTAAAGTTATTGTAGGAATCACAACAACTTTGCTTCAGGTGAAACAAGTGATACAG AGCCATACCAGTGATCACAATGTGgaaaatatggaagtggagaaacacTGTGGTGCATAG